One segment of Rhodanobacter thiooxydans DNA contains the following:
- a CDS encoding Wzz/FepE/Etk N-terminal domain-containing protein — MEQDEIYLIDLWRIFTRGWIWFAGVLILTLAGTYAFAHLVKRQWQATAWIQIAQVGQVLPGQDPKVEPLLRVIERLELVPFENEILKGAGHARDSSVARLYRNSLKLEPMPYAGPLIRLSVRAYSREQAAELATATVTRLAAVHQHLEEAPLQAARARLARIEADLQTAEGDLARYQRAAAPGSKDAAGAVLASLLLANKNEEVRGLRQARMDLMERLGPTYTYATSMMWPVYVPDKQAFPNPELTWGIGLLLGLLLGACAAVAKAGRRQGT; from the coding sequence ATGGAACAAGACGAAATCTACCTGATCGACCTCTGGCGAATCTTCACCCGCGGCTGGATCTGGTTCGCGGGCGTGCTGATCCTGACCCTGGCCGGCACCTATGCCTTCGCGCACCTGGTGAAACGCCAGTGGCAGGCGACCGCGTGGATCCAGATCGCCCAGGTCGGGCAGGTGCTGCCGGGCCAGGATCCGAAGGTCGAGCCGTTGTTGCGCGTGATCGAGCGGCTGGAGCTGGTGCCGTTCGAGAACGAGATCCTGAAAGGCGCCGGCCATGCGCGCGATTCGTCCGTGGCGAGGCTTTATCGCAACAGCCTGAAGCTGGAGCCGATGCCCTATGCCGGCCCGCTGATCCGCCTGAGCGTGCGGGCCTACTCCCGCGAGCAGGCCGCCGAACTGGCCACGGCGACGGTGACCCGATTGGCCGCAGTCCACCAGCACCTGGAAGAGGCGCCGCTGCAGGCGGCGCGCGCGCGACTCGCCCGCATCGAGGCCGACCTGCAGACCGCCGAAGGCGACCTGGCTCGCTATCAACGGGCGGCTGCACCGGGCAGCAAGGATGCCGCGGGTGCGGTGCTGGCCAGCCTGCTGCTGGCGAACAAGAACGAGGAGGTTCGCGGCTTGCGGCAGGCGCGGATGGATCTCATGGAACGTCTCGGCCCGACCTACACCTATGCAACGTCGATGATGTGGCCGGTCTACGTGCCCGACAAGCAGGCCTTCCCGAATCCCGAACTGACCTGGGGCATCGGCCTGCTGCTGGGCCTGCTGCTCGGCGCATGCGCGGCCGTGGCGAAGGCCGGTCGACGGCAGGGAACCTGA
- a CDS encoding glycosyltransferase: MMSDDVPLVSVLIPAFNHERFVQRCLDSVLEDPYPAKELIVIDDGSTDRTAERIADWVATHCMDIPIEYVRRENRGIAATLNELAARANGEFLRPGASDDYLLPGGLDAQVRYLLAHPDKGAVIGDSVVVDQHGNRLHDSGMGLLRGGSKSLYRSDDGIRRAIISHWAIGGPVALMRRSALDTVDRWSEGLRIEDWDLFLRLAARDALGFIDVSVCAYRIHGANLSRTRHTATRIGNLAESRQVALRRACLFDEPYRTLLRAQAHHIGAKIAFLQGQPWSLAQHLLAWSWLWLLSKLRPASGRHGVEAA, encoded by the coding sequence ATGATGAGCGACGACGTGCCGCTGGTGTCCGTGCTGATCCCCGCGTTCAACCACGAGCGTTTCGTGCAGCGCTGCCTGGACAGCGTGCTGGAGGATCCGTATCCGGCCAAGGAGCTCATCGTCATCGACGATGGCTCGACCGACCGCACCGCCGAGCGGATTGCCGACTGGGTGGCGACGCATTGCATGGATATCCCGATCGAGTACGTGCGGCGGGAGAACCGCGGCATCGCGGCGACGCTGAACGAGCTGGCGGCGCGCGCGAACGGCGAGTTTCTCCGTCCCGGCGCCAGCGACGATTACCTGCTGCCGGGCGGTCTCGATGCCCAGGTGCGCTACCTGCTGGCGCATCCGGACAAGGGTGCAGTGATCGGCGATTCGGTCGTGGTCGACCAGCACGGCAACCGGCTGCACGACAGCGGCATGGGCCTGCTTCGCGGCGGCAGCAAGAGCCTGTATCGCTCCGACGACGGTATCCGCCGCGCCATCATCAGCCACTGGGCCATCGGCGGGCCGGTGGCCTTGATGCGCCGGAGCGCGCTGGACACCGTCGATCGCTGGAGCGAAGGCCTGCGCATCGAGGACTGGGACCTGTTCCTGCGCCTGGCGGCCCGCGACGCGCTCGGCTTCATCGACGTCAGCGTCTGCGCCTACCGCATCCACGGCGCGAACCTGAGTCGGACGCGGCACACCGCCACGCGGATCGGCAACCTCGCCGAGTCGCGCCAGGTGGCGCTGCGCCGGGCGTGCCTGTTCGACGAGCCGTACCGGACCCTGCTGCGGGCGCAGGCGCACCACATCGGCGCCAAGATCGCGTTCCTGCAGGGGCAGCCGTGGTCGCTGGCGCAGCATCTGCTCGCCTGGTCGTGGCTGTGGCTGCTGTCGAAGCTGCGCCCTGCATCCGGACGCCATGGCGTGGAGGCGGCATGA
- a CDS encoding O-antigen translocase encodes MNIVRAGFYTSLATAARLLAGLVAIKLVAWFAGPEGVGRLGQFMSLMSLLAVLAGGGISAAIVKYVAEYRDDPPRLSRLLSAALWYAFCASCLMGGAALLLSRQLAAWLLGDPGYAGLIRVLAVAQLGIALLNYILAVVNGFMDVRRLAFIQAGGALVGIVMMIWLARWLHLYGALLALVLGQLLWLAIALPAWWRSSYFRRGMLRLRYDREMTLRLATFSVMTLTSALLPPLVNIAVRDHLALQFGWEQVGYWQAVSKVSDAYLLFFTAAINIYYLPKLASTHGREALLAELRSAGRHVLPAVIVVATMVYALRGWVTWLLFTPQFAPANALYGPQLVGDVIKVASFVLSYLMLAKAMTKLFVISECVFAASYLVLVYVFAARYGLVGAMYAFAVNYLLYLVFNLLVARRYLGGLR; translated from the coding sequence ATGAACATCGTGCGCGCCGGTTTCTACACCAGCCTCGCGACCGCCGCGCGGCTGCTCGCCGGGCTGGTGGCGATCAAGCTGGTGGCGTGGTTCGCCGGCCCGGAGGGCGTTGGCCGGCTCGGCCAGTTCATGAGCCTGATGTCGCTGCTGGCGGTGCTGGCCGGCGGCGGCATCAGCGCGGCCATCGTCAAGTACGTCGCCGAGTACCGCGACGATCCGCCCCGGCTGTCGCGCCTGCTGTCCGCCGCGCTGTGGTACGCGTTCTGCGCTTCCTGCCTGATGGGCGGCGCGGCGTTGCTGCTCAGTCGGCAGCTCGCCGCGTGGCTGCTGGGCGACCCGGGCTATGCCGGCCTGATCCGCGTGCTCGCCGTCGCCCAGCTCGGCATCGCGCTGCTCAACTACATCCTCGCGGTGGTCAACGGCTTCATGGACGTGCGCCGGCTGGCCTTCATCCAGGCGGGCGGGGCGCTCGTTGGCATCGTCATGATGATCTGGCTGGCGCGCTGGCTGCATCTGTATGGCGCGCTGCTGGCGCTGGTGCTGGGCCAGCTGCTGTGGCTGGCGATCGCCTTGCCGGCGTGGTGGCGCAGCTCGTACTTCCGCCGCGGCATGCTGCGGCTGCGCTACGACCGCGAGATGACCTTGCGCCTGGCGACGTTCTCGGTGATGACCCTCACCTCCGCGCTGCTGCCGCCGCTCGTCAACATCGCCGTGCGCGATCATCTCGCGCTGCAATTCGGCTGGGAGCAGGTCGGCTACTGGCAGGCGGTCAGCAAGGTGTCGGACGCCTATCTGCTGTTCTTCACCGCGGCCATCAACATCTACTACCTGCCCAAGCTGGCCTCGACGCACGGCCGCGAGGCGCTGCTGGCCGAGCTGCGCAGCGCCGGCCGCCACGTCCTGCCGGCGGTCATCGTGGTGGCGACCATGGTGTATGCGCTGCGCGGATGGGTGACCTGGCTGCTGTTCACGCCGCAGTTCGCTCCCGCCAACGCGCTGTATGGCCCGCAACTGGTCGGCGACGTCATCAAGGTCGCCTCCTTCGTTCTTTCCTACCTGATGCTGGCCAAGGCGATGACGAAACTGTTCGTCATCTCCGAATGCGTGTTCGCGGCCAGCTACCTCGTGCTTGTCTACGTGTTCGCCGCGCGCTACGGCCTGGTCGGCGCGATGTATGCCTTCGCGGTCAACTATCTGCTGTATCTCGTCTTCAACCTGCTGGTGGCCCGGCGTTATCTGGGAGGGCTGCGATGA
- a CDS encoding DegT/DnrJ/EryC1/StrS family aminotransferase encodes MGLDVMKNAPTEAAPADVPFLSLREVNARYADELKAAAARVIDSGWYVLGDELVAFEQEFAGWCGVRHAVGVGNGLDALSLILRGYKELGVLSEGDEVIVPGNTFIASFLAISENRLVPLPVEPDAATFNLDPACVEAAIGPRTRAIMAVHLYGQLADMPALAALARRRGLLLIEDAAQAHGALCDGRRAGAFGDAAAFSFFPAKNLGALGDGGAVVTGDAALARRIAALRNYGSEVKYRHLCQGLNSRLDEMQAALLRVKLKYLDADVAWRRRVAHRYRDGIRHPRIGLPGAVREEQHAWHLFVVRCAERDALQRHLRAQGIQAQVHYPVPAHRQPAYPALRRVCLPLTERLCDEVLSLPLGPTLGDDDVARVIDACNAFGGGA; translated from the coding sequence ATGGGCCTCGACGTGATGAAGAACGCACCGACGGAAGCCGCCCCGGCCGACGTCCCGTTCCTGAGCCTGCGGGAAGTCAATGCGCGTTACGCCGACGAGCTGAAGGCCGCTGCGGCACGCGTCATCGATTCGGGCTGGTACGTGCTCGGCGACGAGCTCGTCGCCTTCGAGCAGGAGTTCGCCGGCTGGTGCGGCGTGCGCCATGCCGTGGGCGTGGGCAACGGCCTGGATGCGTTGTCGCTGATCCTGCGCGGCTACAAGGAACTCGGTGTCCTCAGCGAGGGCGACGAGGTCATCGTGCCCGGCAACACCTTCATCGCCAGCTTCCTGGCGATCAGCGAGAACCGGCTGGTGCCGCTGCCGGTGGAGCCCGATGCGGCGACGTTCAACCTCGACCCGGCCTGCGTGGAGGCGGCGATCGGACCGCGCACGCGCGCGATCATGGCGGTGCATCTGTATGGCCAGCTGGCCGACATGCCGGCGCTGGCGGCGCTGGCCCGGCGGCGCGGCTTGCTGCTGATCGAAGACGCGGCGCAGGCGCACGGCGCGCTGTGCGACGGGCGCAGGGCCGGCGCGTTCGGCGACGCGGCGGCCTTCAGTTTCTTCCCGGCCAAGAACCTCGGCGCGCTGGGCGACGGCGGCGCGGTGGTGACCGGCGACGCGGCGCTGGCACGGCGCATCGCGGCGCTGCGCAATTACGGCTCCGAGGTGAAATACCGCCACCTCTGCCAGGGGCTGAACTCGCGGCTCGACGAAATGCAGGCGGCGCTGCTGCGGGTGAAGCTGAAGTATCTCGATGCGGACGTGGCCTGGCGCCGCCGGGTGGCGCATCGCTATCGCGACGGCATCCGCCACCCGCGGATCGGCTTGCCCGGCGCGGTGCGCGAGGAACAGCACGCCTGGCACCTGTTCGTGGTGCGCTGCGCCGAGCGCGATGCGCTGCAGCGGCACCTGCGTGCGCAGGGCATCCAGGCCCAGGTGCATTACCCGGTGCCGGCGCATCGGCAGCCGGCGTATCCCGCATTGCGCCGTGTCTGCCTGCCGCTGACCGAGCGACTGTGCGACGAGGTGTTGAGCCTGCCGCTGGGGCCGACCCTGGGCGATGACGACGTGGCGCGGGTGATCGATGCCTGCAACGCGTTCGGAGGCGGCGCATGA
- a CDS encoding GNAT family N-acetyltransferase → MLAVRRYVPADADAWDALVERSRNGNLLHRRGYMDYHADRFVDCSLVVEHQGRIVAVFPADIRDKLVTSHGGLTYAGLISGHALRAEATLAVFGQMADLYRALGAQRIVYKAVPHVFHAYPAEEDLYALQRMGARVVRRDLSSVIALQEPFQFTEPRRRAVRRAGRAGISLHVGADPASFHALLSQVLRKHHVAPTHSLQELRLLQARFPRQIVLHDARREGVLLAGALVYDLGRVVHTQYLAASEEGRQLDALSFLLAELIGGTYADRHYFSFGISTEQAGAVLNSGLVTQKEYFGARGIVHDCYEWPL, encoded by the coding sequence ATGCTCGCGGTTAGGCGCTACGTTCCCGCCGATGCCGATGCCTGGGACGCCCTGGTCGAGCGCTCCAGGAACGGCAACCTGCTGCACCGGCGCGGCTACATGGACTACCACGCCGATCGCTTCGTCGACTGTTCGCTGGTCGTCGAGCACCAAGGCCGGATCGTGGCGGTGTTCCCGGCGGATATCCGCGACAAGCTGGTGACCAGTCATGGCGGACTCACCTATGCCGGGCTGATCAGCGGCCATGCCCTGCGTGCCGAAGCGACGCTCGCCGTGTTCGGGCAGATGGCCGATCTCTACCGGGCGCTGGGCGCGCAGCGCATCGTCTACAAGGCGGTGCCGCACGTGTTCCATGCGTACCCGGCCGAGGAGGATCTTTACGCGCTGCAGCGCATGGGGGCACGCGTGGTGCGTCGCGACCTGTCCTCGGTGATTGCGCTGCAGGAACCGTTCCAGTTCACCGAGCCGCGCCGGCGCGCGGTCAGGAGGGCGGGGCGAGCCGGCATCAGCCTGCACGTCGGCGCCGATCCGGCGTCGTTCCACGCGCTGCTGTCGCAGGTGCTGCGCAAGCATCACGTCGCGCCGACCCACAGCCTGCAGGAGCTGCGCCTGCTGCAGGCGCGCTTCCCGCGGCAGATCGTTCTGCACGACGCGCGCCGGGAAGGCGTGCTGCTGGCGGGCGCCCTCGTCTACGATCTTGGCCGGGTGGTGCACACCCAGTACCTGGCTGCATCGGAGGAGGGGCGGCAGCTCGACGCGCTCAGCTTCCTGCTCGCCGAACTGATCGGCGGCACGTATGCGGACCGGCACTACTTCTCCTTCGGCATTTCCACCGAGCAGGCCGGGGCGGTGCTCAACAGCGGGCTGGTGACGCAGAAGGAATACTTCGGTGCGCGCGGCATCGTGCACGATTGCTACGAGTGGCCGCTGTGA
- a CDS encoding acetyltransferase, producing the protein MARPLVLIGAGEFAQIACEYFEHDSDYDVAAFSVERDYLVQPTLAGRPVVAFETLEADYPPGEVDVFVAIPASQLNRLRTRLYQELKRRGYRFATYVSTRAFVWRNAEVGENSFIFEGNVIQPFVRIGNNCILWSGNHVGHRTVVHDNVFIASHAVVSGYCEIGAGSFVGVNTTFNDHVKVAPDNVIGSGALVTRDTEPGRIYVGSPARAVPDKSSFDVKL; encoded by the coding sequence ATGGCAAGGCCGCTAGTCCTGATCGGCGCCGGCGAGTTTGCGCAGATCGCCTGCGAGTACTTCGAGCACGACAGCGACTACGACGTGGCGGCCTTCAGTGTCGAGCGCGACTACCTGGTGCAGCCGACGCTGGCAGGGCGTCCCGTGGTGGCCTTCGAAACACTCGAAGCGGACTACCCGCCGGGCGAGGTGGACGTGTTTGTCGCGATCCCCGCCAGCCAACTCAACCGGCTGCGCACGCGCCTTTACCAGGAGCTGAAACGCCGGGGCTACCGGTTCGCCACCTATGTCAGCACGCGTGCGTTCGTGTGGCGCAATGCCGAAGTGGGCGAGAACAGCTTCATCTTCGAAGGCAACGTGATCCAGCCTTTCGTGCGCATCGGCAACAACTGCATCCTGTGGAGCGGCAACCACGTGGGGCACCGCACGGTCGTGCACGACAACGTGTTCATCGCCTCGCACGCGGTCGTGTCGGGCTACTGCGAGATCGGCGCCGGCAGCTTCGTCGGCGTGAACACTACCTTCAACGACCACGTGAAGGTGGCGCCCGACAACGTGATCGGCTCCGGCGCGCTGGTGACACGCGATACCGAGCCGGGCCGGATCTACGTCGGTTCGCCGGCGCGCGCCGTGCCCGACAAGTCCAGCTTCGACGTGAAGCTTTGA
- a CDS encoding sugar 3,4-ketoisomerase, whose protein sequence is MEIQRIQLHKHGDSRGMLVALEQDGNVPFAIRRVYYIFATKNGVHRGRHAHRHLSQLAVAVRGSVTFLLDDGSGVAEIVLDDPAQGLLLGSMVWRELYDFSDDCVLMVLADHPFDPDDYITDYDQFLREVSGVMQLEGATAWQGR, encoded by the coding sequence ATGGAAATCCAACGCATCCAGTTGCACAAACATGGCGACAGCCGCGGCATGCTCGTCGCGCTGGAACAGGACGGCAACGTGCCCTTCGCGATCCGGCGCGTGTACTACATCTTCGCCACGAAGAACGGCGTGCATCGCGGCCGGCACGCGCACCGCCATCTCAGCCAGCTGGCGGTGGCGGTGCGCGGCTCGGTCACTTTCCTGCTGGATGACGGCAGCGGCGTGGCGGAGATCGTGCTCGACGATCCCGCCCAGGGCCTGCTGCTCGGCAGCATGGTGTGGCGAGAGCTCTACGACTTCAGCGACGACTGCGTGCTGATGGTGCTGGCCGACCACCCGTTCGATCCAGACGACTACATCACCGACTACGACCAGTTCCTGCGCGAGGTGAGCGGCGTCATGCAGCTGGAGGGGGCGACGGCATGGCAAGGCCGCTAG
- a CDS encoding cytochrome C, translating into MLPFPTRSETGRRGSLLWHGLAILLLFASNAVHAVPSFARQTGYVCAVCHSSAFGGGDNGPGLTPVGMRFKLNGYTDANISDALPVAAQLVAARTNPARGDSKSRLTEADIYLAGRLTDHVGSFVKIETDNIGNGKYNTRLSNLDLRFVAKALKLGGKDLTLGVSVNNNPGFNDPLAVLPAASTLGPPGVTGTLLNLSSPGAPANRVIGATVYALYDSDWYGEVGTYNSLQTSVQDRLGYSVGGDPGKFSDTGYFRFAYMKEFKAQFVSAGVVGLTTRRQRPRLGPADDITDLGYDLTYQYLGNRQNILQLSYVNIFEKRDYGSTPASPIVPGLLALPQGSARDQIATAIYTFRQSYGIALSRMVSTGSRDPARYIPYGNPDTTSNLISVFWVPFGKTSFNSLANLRIYATWFRFSRFNGARTNIFGAPPGAPMTNARDLNAFTISVSAAF; encoded by the coding sequence ATGTTGCCTTTTCCGACCCGATCCGAAACCGGCCGCCGCGGGAGCCTCCTGTGGCACGGCCTGGCGATCCTGCTGCTGTTCGCCAGCAACGCCGTCCATGCAGTTCCCTCGTTTGCCCGGCAGACCGGCTACGTCTGCGCGGTCTGCCACTCCAGCGCCTTTGGCGGCGGCGACAACGGGCCGGGGCTGACGCCGGTCGGCATGCGTTTCAAGCTCAACGGCTACACCGACGCGAACATCAGCGACGCGCTGCCGGTGGCCGCGCAACTCGTGGCGGCCCGCACCAACCCCGCGCGTGGCGACAGCAAGAGCCGACTGACCGAAGCCGACATCTACCTGGCCGGGCGACTGACTGACCACGTGGGCAGCTTCGTCAAGATCGAGACCGACAACATCGGCAACGGCAAATACAACACCAGGCTGAGCAACCTCGATCTGCGCTTCGTGGCCAAGGCGCTCAAGCTGGGCGGCAAGGATCTGACGCTCGGCGTGAGCGTCAACAACAACCCGGGGTTCAACGACCCCCTCGCCGTGCTGCCAGCCGCTTCGACCCTGGGTCCACCCGGCGTCACCGGGACCCTGCTGAACCTGTCCAGCCCCGGCGCACCGGCCAACCGCGTCATCGGCGCCACGGTCTACGCCCTGTACGACTCGGACTGGTACGGCGAAGTCGGCACCTACAACTCGTTGCAGACGTCCGTGCAGGATCGGCTGGGTTATTCGGTCGGGGGCGATCCGGGCAAGTTCAGCGACACCGGATACTTCCGCTTCGCCTACATGAAGGAGTTCAAGGCCCAGTTCGTCTCGGCCGGCGTGGTGGGTCTGACCACCCGGCGCCAGCGGCCCCGTCTGGGGCCCGCCGACGACATCACCGACCTGGGTTACGACCTCACCTACCAGTACCTGGGCAACCGGCAGAACATCCTGCAGCTCAGCTACGTGAACATCTTCGAGAAGCGCGATTACGGCAGCACGCCTGCCAGTCCCATTGTTCCGGGCCTGCTCGCGCTGCCGCAGGGCTCAGCCCGCGACCAGATCGCCACCGCCATCTACACCTTCAGGCAAAGCTACGGCATCGCGCTGTCCCGCATGGTCAGCACCGGGTCGCGCGACCCCGCCCGCTACATTCCCTACGGCAATCCCGATACCACCAGCAACCTGATCAGCGTGTTCTGGGTACCGTTCGGCAAGACATCCTTCAACTCCCTGGCCAATCTGAGGATCTACGCCACCTGGTTCCGTTTCAGCCGCTTCAACGGCGCGCGCACCAACATCTTCGGCGCGCCGCCCGGGGCGCCGATGACCAACGCCAGGGACCTGAACGCCTTCACGATCTCCGTGAGCGCGGCATTCTGA
- a CDS encoding RNA polymerase sigma factor codes for MNDADTDADATDRMLLQRMSMGDRTALAVLYRGYHGRLCRFLSRLTRRPDVIEEVINDCFWIAWQKADNFHGDSRVSTWIMGIAYRCGLKALRQHGDEPVADDALGQDRIPAHDPGEDRELRDWLSKGLGCLSVDQRVVIELVYGVGHSLDDVAAIMQCPVGTVKARLFHARVKLRNVLPSLAGDSPIRKEGAP; via the coding sequence ATGAACGACGCTGATACCGACGCTGACGCCACCGATCGCATGCTGCTCCAGCGCATGTCGATGGGCGACCGTACCGCGTTGGCGGTGCTCTACCGCGGCTACCACGGCAGGTTGTGCCGCTTCCTGTCCCGACTGACGCGGCGTCCCGACGTCATCGAGGAGGTCATCAACGACTGTTTCTGGATCGCCTGGCAGAAGGCGGACAATTTCCACGGCGACTCGCGCGTTTCCACCTGGATCATGGGCATTGCCTACCGCTGCGGACTCAAGGCACTGCGCCAGCATGGCGACGAACCCGTCGCCGACGACGCGCTGGGGCAGGATCGCATCCCCGCCCACGACCCGGGCGAAGACCGCGAACTGCGCGACTGGCTGAGCAAGGGTCTCGGCTGCCTGTCGGTGGACCAGCGGGTCGTGATCGAGCTGGTCTACGGCGTGGGGCATTCCCTGGATGACGTGGCCGCCATCATGCAATGCCCCGTGGGCACGGTGAAGGCGCGGCTGTTCCACGCGCGCGTGAAACTGCGTAACGTACTTCCCTCCCTGGCTGGAGACTCGCCGATACGCAAGGAGGGCGCGCCATGA
- a CDS encoding S8 family serine peptidase, whose translation MKHGAIVFAAAMALSACAHLRPAAPADAPAEPHRSSVASASAMDSQRDIVLAVANPLAPPATHAGSSVLGYVPSANYGVGQRAASTLAALKRTYGWQEVTGWPVKALDLYCIVLTPAPGMPRAALLKALAADARVRLAQPLQDYSVYADPPRQGAHHYNDPYADLQRGFVETDAALAHNFSQGAEVDVAIVDTGADLTHPDLRGRIRDTTNLVDADRAAFDRDNHGTEVAGVIAADANNHQGIVGMAPKARLSIYKACWYPPSPGAGARCNTFTLAKALAAIIDTDTRIINLSLGGPADPLLDQLLARLLEQGRIVITALPPDGNAAGFPDSAPGVIVVRSSNASRAPPGVLSAPGNDILTTQPGGGYDFTSGSSMAAAHVSGIVALLLSMAPGLDARSVHDLLLQSSRLSDGTLQVNAASAVARLRSKEKAAP comes from the coding sequence ATGAAGCATGGCGCCATCGTATTCGCTGCGGCGATGGCCCTGAGTGCCTGTGCGCACCTGCGGCCCGCAGCGCCGGCCGATGCCCCCGCCGAACCGCACCGTTCATCCGTGGCCAGCGCATCCGCCATGGACAGCCAGCGCGACATCGTGCTGGCCGTCGCCAACCCGCTGGCCCCTCCCGCCACGCATGCCGGTTCCAGCGTGCTGGGCTATGTCCCGTCCGCAAACTATGGAGTCGGCCAGCGGGCAGCATCGACGCTGGCGGCGCTGAAGAGAACCTACGGCTGGCAGGAGGTCACCGGCTGGCCGGTCAAGGCGCTCGACCTGTACTGCATCGTGCTGACGCCGGCCCCCGGCATGCCCCGCGCCGCCCTGCTCAAGGCACTTGCGGCAGACGCCCGGGTGCGGCTTGCCCAGCCACTGCAGGATTATTCCGTTTACGCCGATCCACCACGGCAGGGTGCCCACCACTACAACGATCCCTATGCCGACTTGCAGCGCGGCTTCGTCGAAACCGATGCGGCACTCGCGCACAACTTCAGCCAGGGAGCCGAGGTCGATGTCGCGATCGTCGATACCGGCGCCGACCTGACCCACCCCGACCTGCGCGGACGCATTCGCGACACCACCAACCTGGTCGACGCGGATCGCGCGGCGTTCGACCGCGACAATCATGGCACCGAGGTCGCCGGCGTCATCGCCGCCGACGCCAACAACCACCAGGGCATCGTGGGGATGGCGCCCAAGGCCCGGCTCAGCATCTACAAGGCATGCTGGTATCCGCCCTCGCCCGGCGCCGGCGCCCGCTGCAACACCTTCACCCTGGCCAAGGCCCTGGCGGCGATCATCGACACCGATACCCGCATCATCAACCTGAGCCTGGGCGGCCCGGCCGATCCGCTGCTCGACCAGCTGCTTGCGCGGCTGCTGGAGCAGGGCCGCATCGTGATCACGGCCCTGCCGCCGGACGGCAACGCCGCCGGCTTTCCCGACAGTGCGCCGGGAGTCATCGTCGTGCGCAGCAGCAACGCATCGAGAGCGCCGCCGGGGGTGCTGAGCGCACCCGGCAACGACATCCTGACCACCCAGCCGGGCGGCGGCTACGACTTCACCTCCGGGTCGTCCATGGCCGCCGCGCACGTGAGCGGCATCGTCGCCCTGCTGCTCTCCATGGCGCCCGGGCTGGATGCGCGTTCGGTGCACGACTTGCTGCTGCAAAGCAGCCGGCTTTCCGACGGCACGCTGCAGGTGAACGCCGCGTCAGCCGTGGCGCGCCTGCGCAGCAAAGAGAAGGCCGCCCCCTGA
- the ssb gene encoding single-stranded DNA-binding protein: MARGVNKVILIGNLGSDPELRSTGSGMSICSFSLATSESWTDKQSGEKQERTEWHRIKIFGRLGEIANEYLKKGRQVYIEGSIRTDKFTGKDGVEKYFTDIIASEMQMLGGGSEGGAGGGGYQRERPQGGQRQGSGGSASGGQSRGGDYGNQSRQSPAPADNGFADDEIPF; the protein is encoded by the coding sequence ATGGCACGTGGCGTCAACAAAGTCATCCTGATCGGCAACCTTGGCTCAGACCCGGAGCTGCGCAGCACCGGCAGCGGCATGAGCATCTGCAGCTTCAGCCTGGCCACCTCCGAGTCGTGGACCGACAAGCAGTCCGGCGAGAAGCAGGAGCGTACCGAGTGGCACCGGATCAAGATCTTCGGCCGGCTGGGTGAAATCGCCAACGAGTACCTGAAGAAGGGGCGCCAGGTTTACATCGAGGGGTCCATCCGCACCGACAAGTTCACCGGCAAGGATGGTGTGGAAAAGTACTTCACCGACATCATCGCCAGCGAGATGCAGATGCTCGGCGGCGGTAGCGAGGGTGGCGCGGGTGGCGGCGGTTACCAGCGCGAGCGCCCGCAGGGCGGCCAGCGCCAGGGTAGCGGCGGCAGCGCAAGCGGTGGCCAGTCGCGCGGCGGCGATTACGGCAACCAGTCGCGCCAGTCGCCGGCTCCAGCCGACAACGGTTTCGCGGATGACGAGATCCCGTTCTGA